The following nucleotide sequence is from Thermoleophilaceae bacterium.
ACGAACGCGTGGCAGGCGGGCTCCTCCTCGTGGTAGCTCTCCACCTCCACGATCCGTCCGGCGGTGGGGCCGCGACGAACGGTGCAGCCCACGAGCTCGCGCGCCACCTCGTGCACGGAGCGGCGGTAGAAGTCCTCGGTCAAGCCTGAGCGTCCTCGCGGAGGACCTCGCGGGCGCGCTCGAGCTGCTCGCGCACGCGGGGAAGCGCGGTCCCGCCCTCCGACACCTTCGATTCGAGCCACGCGCCCTCGGCGAGCAGCTCGTGGTAGCCCGGCACGAGCTCGGGAGCGTGCTCGCGCACCTCATCCTCGCTCAGCTCGGACAGGGTGCGATCCGACTCCACCGCTGTTCGCACGAGCCCTGCCACCACGCCATGCGCCTGGCGGAAGGGCATGCCCCGCTTCACCAGCAGGTCGGCGATGTCCGTGGCAGCCGGAAACTCATCCGCCGCGGCGGACGCCATCCGCTCTCGGTTGAACGAGATGCCCCCGAGCATTCCCGCAGCCGCGGCGATCGTGATCTCGAGCGTGTCCACCGCGTCGAAGAGCCGCTCCTTGTCCTCCTGCAGGTCCTTGTTGTAGGTGAGCGGGAGGCCGTGGAGCACGCCGTGAAGCCCGCTGAGATGAGCCGCCACCCGCGGCGCCTTCGCGCGCAGGAGCTCGGCGGCGTCGGGGTTCTTCTTCTGCGGCATGATGCTCGACCCCGAGGCGAACGAGTCCGAGACCTCGCAGAAGCCGAACTCCGCACTCGACCAGAGCACTATCTCCGCGCCAAGCTGCGACAGGTGGGTGGAGCACACCGCCGCGGCGGCGAGGTAGTCGAGCACGAAGTCGCGGTTGGACACGGCGTCGAGTGAGTTCTGCGCCACTGCCGGGAAGCCGAGCTCGCCGGCCACGAAGCGGCGGTCCGTTTGGAAGTTCACTCCCGCGAGCGCGCCCGCGCCGAGCGGAAGCTCCGCCGTCATGTGGACCACGAAGCCGAAGCGGCGCGCGTCGCGCTGCAGCTTCCAGAACCATGCCAGCAGGTGGTGCGAGAGGTAGACCGGCTGGGCGCGCTGGAGGTGGGTGTAGCCGGGTAGCGGCCAGTCGAGATGGCGCTCCGCAAGGTCCACGATCACGTCGAGCAAGTCGAGAAGGGCCCGCCGGTCGCGGTCGGCGTGGGCGCGCACGAACATCGCCACATCCGTGGCCACCTGGTCGTTGCGCGAACGGGCGGTGTGAAGCTTGCCGCCGACCGGCCCGACGATCTCCGTGACCCGGCGCTCGATCGCCATGTGGATGTCCTCGTCCTCGGGGTGAACCTGGAAGCGGTTGTGCTCGATCTCCTGCCTGACCTCGCCGAGGCCGCGCTCCAGCTCCGCCAGATCCTCCCGCGAGATGATCTCCTGGCGCGCGAGCATTCGCGCGTGCGCGAGTGACTGCTCGATGTCGAACGGCGCGAGCCGGTAGTCGAAGCCGATCGACGTGTTGAGCGCCCGGAACAGGGCGTCCTGAGGCTCGCTGAAGCGCGACATGGGCTGACCATCCTAGGATGCCGGGCCGTGAAGGTGCTCGTGACCGGAGCCACCGGCAAGGTGGGGCACGCGGTGGCTCGTGCGCTGCTCGAGCGGGGCGACGAGGTGCGGGCGCTCGTGCGAAGCCACGCCGCGGCGATCCCGGCCGGTGCCGTGCCGGTGCGCGGCGACGTGCGCGACAGCGAGTCGCTCGTGGAGGCGGTGCGCGGCTGCGAGCTCGTGTTCAACGCGATGGGCCTTCCCGAGCAGTGGCTGCCAGACGAGCACACCTTCCACGAGGTGAACGCGGTGGGAAGCGAGAACGTGGCACGGGCCGCGCGCGGCGCGGGCGTCCGCCGGCTGGTGCACACGAGCACCATCGACGTCTTCCACGCCGAGCGAGGCGCGCGCTTCGACGAGGCGGAGGTGGCGAGCTATCCGAAGGGCACGGCGTACGAGCGGTCGAAGCAGGAGGCCGAGCGGCTCGTGCTGGACGCGGTTGGCGGAATGGACGTGGTGATGGTGAACCCGGCGGGCGTGTACGGGCCCGGGCCCTCCGGCAGCGCGTCGCTCGAGGAGGACTTCTTCCGCCCGCTCGTGCGCGGCCGCCTGCCCGCCGTGCCACCTGGTGGCATGGGCGTGTGCTTCACCGACGGCGTGGCCGCCGGTCACCTGCTCGCCGCCGAACGTGGCCGTCCGGGCGAGCGCTACATCCTCTGCGACAGGCACGTGACGATGCGCGAGCTGGCGGACACGGTGGTTCGCCTGGCCGGCCGAGGGCGCGTGCCGTTCAGCATCCCGCCCGGCGCCGCTCGGGTGATGGCGATGGCGGGCGAGCTCCTTTCCCGGGCGATCAGGCGCCCTCCCCTGCTCCCCACCGGCCAGCTCCACTTCATGCTGTGGGACGCCGCGCCCGACTCGTCGAAGGCGCAGGACGAGCTCGGTTGGGAGCCCACCGCGCTGGACGACGGCGTGCGGCGCACCCTTCACTCGATGGGTCTGATCTGAGCGCGCTCAGCGCGCGCGGCTGCTGAGGCGCGCGCCGAGCAGTACCTCGCGAACAGCCTCAGCCACCCGCGCGATCTCGCCTTCGGTGATCTGCGGGAAGAAGGGCAGCGCCAGCGAGCGCCGCGCCACGTCCTCGCACACCGGGAACTCGCCCTCTCGGTGGCCGAAGCGCTCGCGGTAGAAGCTCATCAGGTGAATCGCCGGGAGGTATGGCTTCGAGTCGATCCCGAGCGAGCGCAGCGCCTCGATCGCGCCGTCGCGATCCACCTCGGGCGGGAGCTTGATCACGTAGACGAACCAGCTGCGGCGGTGGCCGCCGGTGTCCGGGTAGGGCAGCTCGATCTCGTCGATTCCCGAGAGCGCCTCGCCGTACAGCCGCGCCACGCGCTCGCGCCCCGCCAAGAGCTCGTCCAGCCGCTCGAGCTGGCCGATCCCGAGCGCGCACGCCACGTCGGACAGCCTGTAGTTGAAGCCCAGCCGGTCATGGTCGAGCCAGCTCATGTCGGGCGCCCGGCCCTGGTTGCGCTCGCTGTCGATGCGCTCCTTCGCCTCGGCGGTGGGACATATCACCACGCCGCCCTCGCCGGTGGTCATCTGCTTGTTCGGATAGAAGGCGAACACCGCGAGGTTGCCGCGGGCACCCACGAGCGTGCCGTCCGCATGCACGGCGCCCAGCGCCTCGCACGCGTCCTCCACGATGAAGAGGTCGTGCTCGGCGGCGATCCGCTCGAATGCCGGCAGGTCCGCCGGGTAGCCGAAGATGTGCACCGGCATGATCCCCGCGGTGCGGTCGGTGACGGCGGCGGCCGCCGCCTGCGGGTCGAGGTTCAACGTGTGCTCGTCGATGTCGACGAACACCGGCCGCGCGCGCTCGTAGAGGATCGAGTTGGCCGACGCGACGAAGCTGAACGGCGTGGTGATCACCTCGTCGCCCTCCTCTACGCCCGCCGCGCGCAGGGCGAGGTGCAGCCCGGCGGTGCCGGACGACACCGCGGACGCGTACGGCGCGCCCACCCGCTCGGCGAACATCGCCTCGAAGCGCGTGAGCATCGGACCGAGCGACAGCCGGCCGGAGCGCAGCGTCTCGAGCACAAGCTCTTCCTCGCGCTCGCCGATGACCGGCTTGGAGAGTGGGATCACGAGCCGGCGGCGGTGGCCGGACGGCGCGAGTGCTCGGCGCGCGCGGGCAGCATGCCCGCCTCGAGCGAGTCCACGAGCGCCTCCCAGCTCGCCTCGATGATGTTCTCGGACACGCCGATCGAGCCCCACGTGTCGGTGCCGTCGCTCGCGTCTAGAAGCACGCGCGTGATCGCGCCGGTGCCCTTCGTCTCGTCGAGGATGCGCACCTTGAAGTTCACGAGCTCGATGTCCCGCAGGTGGGGGTACGTCTCCCCGATCGCCGACCGCAGTGCGCGGTCGAGCGCGTTCACGGGACCGTTGCCCTCCGCCGTGCGGATGTAGCGCTCCCCCTCCACCCAGATCTTGATCGTGGCCTCCGTCATCACGCGGCCGTCCTCGCGCTTCTCCACGATCGCGCGCCAGGACTCGAGCCGGAACAGCGGCTCGTAGTCGCCGGTCTCCTTCTTGATCAGCAGGTCGAAGGAGCCGTCGGCCGCCTCGAACTGGAAGCCGCGGTGCTCGAGCTGCTTCACGCGCTCGACCACGCGCGCGGCCGCCGCCTCGTCGAGCTGCACGCCGCGCTGCTCCGCGCGGGCCTGCACCGTCCCCTTGCCGGACAGCTCGGAGATGAGGAGCTCGCGGTCGTTGCCCACCTGCGCCGGGTCCATGTGCTCGAACGTGCGCGCGTCCCGGACGATGCCGGCCACGTGCATGCCGCCCTTGTGGGCGAACGCGTTCTTGCCCACGTACGGCTGGTTGGGATTAGGCGAGACGTTGCAGATCTCGTCCACGAGATGCGACATCTCGGTGAGCCGCGCGAGCTGCTCCTCGCTCACGCAGTCGTAGCCGAGCTTGAGCTGCAGGGCGGGGAGGATCGATACGAGGTTGGCGTTGCCGCAGCGCTCGCCGTAGCCGTTCATCGTGCCCTGCACGAGGCGCGCCCCGCGCTCCACCGCCACGATCGAGTTGGCCACCCCGCAGCCGGCGTCGTCGTGCGTGTGGATGCCCACGCTCACGCCGCCTGCGCCCAGGGCCGCCACCACGTGCTCGGTGGCCTCGGCGATCTGGCCCGGCAGCGACGAGCCGTTGGTGTCGCACAGCGTCACGTTCTCCGCGCCGCCCGATACCGCCGCGTGCAGGCAGCGCAGCGCGTACTCAGGGTCCTGCCGGTACCCGTCGAAGAAATGCTCCGCGTCGTAGATCACGCGCTTGCCCTGGCTGCGCAGGAATGCGATGGACTCCTCGATCATCGCGAGGTTCTCCCCCGCGTCCACCTTCGTGACCTTCTCGAGGTGAAGCGCCCACGTCTTCCCCACGAGCGTGCACACCGGCGCGAACGAGTCCGCGAGCAGCCGCAGCGCCTCGTCCTCCTCGGCACGCCCGCCGCGCCGGCGCGTCATCCCGAACGCCGCGATCTCCGCGTGCTCGAAACGCTCGCCGGCCAGCTGCGCGAAGAGCGCCTCCTCCTTCGGGTTCGAGCTCGGGAAACCGGCCTCGATCAGCTGCACACCGAGAGTGTCGAGCGCGTGCGCCACGCGCACCTTCTCCTCGACGGACAGGGACATGCCCTCCCCCTGCATGCCATCGCGGAGGGTGGTGTCGTAGAGGAGAACCGGTTCGCTCACGCCTTGGACGGTACCTGCACGAGGTCCAGCCATTCGGCGTACTGCGGCGCGCGGCCGGTGAGAGCGTCGTCGAAGATCCCCTGGATCTCGCGGGTGATCGGGCCGGGAGGCCCGAGCGTGATGTCGTCGATCGCGCGCACCGGGGTGAGCTCCGCGGCGGTGCCCGTCAGGAACACCTCGTCGGCGTTCACCAGCTCGCCGCGCGCGATGTCGCGCTCGACGAGCTTGTAGCCGAGGTCCGTGGCGATCTGAATGACCGACTTGCGGTTGATCCCGTCGAGGATGCTGGCCGTCTGCGGCGGCGTGTAGATCACGCCGTCGCGCACCATGAAGATGTTCTCTCCGCTGCCCTCGCACACGTGTCCGAGGTGGTCGAGGAGGATCGCCTCCTGGTAGCCGGCCTTCTGCGCCTCGATCTTCGCCAGCACCGAGTTCAGGTACTGCCCCGTGGCCTTCGCGTGCGGGTAGAGCGAGCGCGGCGAGATGCGCTCCCATGACGACACCTTGGCGGTGATGCCCTCGCGCTTGCCCTCTTCGCCGAGGTAGGCGCCCCATTCCCACACCGCGATCACGACCTCCACCGGGTTGTCCAGCGGATACAGGCCCATCGGGCCGTGCCCGCGGAACACGAGCGGCCGGATGTAGCAGCTGCGGAAGCCGTTGCGCACGATCAGCTCGTGCGTGGCCTCGCGCAGCTTGTCGAGCTGGTAGGGCAGGTCCATGTAGTACATGGCGGCCGAGCGCCGCAGCCGATCGAGATGGTCGTTGTGGCGGAAGATGGCCGTGCCGTGCTCGGTCTCGTAGGCGCGGATGCCCTCGAACACGCCGGTGCCGTAGTGGAGGGAGTGAGTGAGTACGTGTACCTTCGCGTCCTCCCAGGAGACGAACTCGCCGTTCATCCAGATGAGGTCCGCGGTGTTCACGTTCTCCCTCCTTTCTCAGAGGTTCGCGAGGACGGCCTTCGTGGCGTCCTCCGTGGTGGCGTTGCCGCCGAGGTCCGGGGTACGGAGGCCCGCCTCGAGGGCAGTGTCGATGGCCGATTCTATCCCGGCTGCTTCCGTCTCCCTACCGAGTCCGTAGCGCAGCATCATCGCCACGGAGCCGAACATGGCGAGCGGGTTGGCCTTGCCCGTTCCGGCGATGTCGGGCGCTGATCCGTGCACGGGCTCGAACAGCCCCGGCCCGTCCGAGCCCACGCTCGCGCTCGGGAGCATTCCGATCGAGCCGGTGAGCATCGCCGCCTCGTCGCTCAGGATGTCGCCGAACATGTTCTCGGTGAGGATCACGTCGAAGTCGGTGGGGCGCGACACGAGCTGCATCGCCGCGTTGTCCACGAGCAGGTGCTCGAAGGCCACGTCGTGGTTCTGCGCCATGCCGCTCACCACCTCGCGCCAAAGCCGCGAGGTCTCGAGGATGTTCGCCTTGTCCACGCTCGTCACCTTCCTGCGGGCGAACTTGAACGCCACCTCGGCTATCCGCTCGATCTCCTCCACGCTGTAGACGCAGGTGTCGAAGGCGGAGCCGTTCTCGCGTCCCTTGTCGCCGAAGTAGATGCCGCCGGTGAGCTCGCGCACCACGAGCAGGTCGGTGCCCTCGATGCGGTCGCGGCGCAGCGGGCTGGCGTCGAGCAGCGCCGGGCTGGGCCGCACAGGACGCAGGTTGGCGAACAGGCCGAGGCCCTTGCGAAGGCCGAGCAGCCCCTGCTCCGGGCGCGGCTTGGCGGGATCCGTGCTGTCCCACTTCGGGCCGCCCACCGCCGCGAGCAGCACGGCGTCGGCGGATTTGCACGCGTCGAGCACCTCGTCTGTGAGCGCGGTGCCGTGCGCGTCGATGGATGCGCCGCCGACCAGGCGTTCGTCCAGCTCGAAGTCGCCGACTTTGGCGAGCAGCTCTTGCGCGGCGGCCATGATCTCGGGCCCGATGCCGTCGCCGGGCAGGGTCACGATGCGTGCGCTCATTCGGGCCTCCGGGCGTCGATGTTCAGTCTCACGTAGTCGAGGGTGAGTGGCTTGGGCACTCGCTCCCACACACGCTCCACGTACAGCGGGCGCAACTCCTCGGGGAGCCGCTCCAGGTGATGGCCGAGGCAGACCGTGCGGATGAACTCCTCGGGCTCGTCCGGCTCCACCGGCCATTCCTGCAGCCAGCACTGGGCATCGGTGAAGCCGGCGGCAGCGAGCCGCGCGCCTGTCTCCGCCGGGCCGGCGTAGTTCCAGGGGCCCGCCCAGCCGCCGATGTGCTCGGCAAAGGGCGGCTCGCCGGCCACCCGCTTCACGATGTCGTGGAAGCGCTCGATGTTGCCCGCCCCGCCGCACTGCACCACGAGCCGGCCGCCCGGCTTGAGGGCCTCGAACAGCCGCGCGAACAGCGTCTTGTGGTCCGGGATCCAGTGGAACACGGCGTTGCTGAACACCGCGTCCGCCGCCTCGTGGAGATCGAGGTCCACGAGGTCGCTCACGAACACCTCGGCGTTCGGCCGCAGCGCCTCACGCGCCTTCTCCACCATCGAGGGCGACGCGTCCACCGCGATCACCTTGCCGTCCGGCAGCCGCTCCTCGAGCATCTGGGTGACGCGTCCGCTGCCGCAGCCGGCGTCGAGCACCGTCTCGTCGCCCTTCAGCGGCAGGCGGTCGAGCACCTCGCGCGCCCATCGCACCTGCGGCGTGGACACGCGGTCATAGGTGGCAGCGTCCCAGTCGCGTGTGCGGCGGCTCACAGCGCCGTCGTCACCGGCCCCTGGCGCTCGCACGAGCGCTCGTAGTCGTCGATCGCATCGCCAGTTTGCAGCGTGATCCCGATCTCGTCGAGCCCGTTGAGAAGCCGGTAGCGGGCGTCCTCGTCGATGTGAAACTCCACCTCGCGGCCGTCGACCACGACCACCTGCCGCTCGAGGTCCACCGTCGCCTCGCCCGCCTCCATCACGGCGCGCACATCCTCTTCAGGCAGCACCACCGGAAGCAGCCCGATCTTGGTGCAGTTGTTGTAGAAGATGTCCGCGAAGCTCGGCGCGATGATCGCCTTGAAGCCGTAGTCCTCGAGCGCCCACGGCGCGTGCTCGCGCGAGGAGCCACAGCCGAAGTTCGCGCCCGCCGCGAGGATGGGGTTCGCGGGCAGGTCCCAGCCCGGCTCGTTGCGCCAGTCGTAGAAGAGGAACTCGCCGAAGCCCGTCCGCTCCACGCGCTTGAGGAACTGCTTGGGGATGATCTGGTCGGTGTCCACGTCCGCGCGGTGGAGGACGGACACCTTGCCGCTCACCTGCTTGATGGGCTCCATCTACGCCGCCACCTCCTCGCGGTCCCAGTTGCGGATGTCCACGAAGTGTCCTTCTATGGCGGCCGCCGCGGCCATCTCCGGGCTCACCAGGTGGGTCCGTCCCCCTCTTCCCTGCCTGCCCTCGAAATTCCTGTTCGAGGTGCTCGCGCAGCGCTCGCCCGGCTGCAGGATGTCCGGGTTCATGCCGAGGCACATCGAGCAGCCCGCGCTTCGCCAGTCGAAGCCGGCCTCGCGGAACACCTCGTGGAGCCCCTCGGCCTCGGCCTGCGCCTTCACCTGCTGAGAGCCCGGCACCACCATTGCGTTCACCTCGGGATGCACGCGGCGGCCCTTCACCACCGCGGCGGCGGCGCGAAGGTCGCCGATGCGCGAGTTGGTGCATGAGCCGATGAACACCCGATCAAGGCGGATCTCCTCGATGCCGGTGCCCGGCTCGAGTTCCATGTACTTGAGCGCGCGCTCGTCCGTCTCGGTCTGCGGCGACGGCACCTCGCCGGTGACCGACACCACCATCCCGGGCGTGGTTCCCCACGTGACCTGCGGGGCGAGGGCGGAGGCGTCCACCTCCACCACCTTGTCGAACTCGGCGCCGTGGTCGGTGTGGAGCTCGCGCCAGTACTCGGGCACGCTCGCCGGTGCCGCCTCCCGGCCGATCACCCACTCGAAGGTGGTGTCGTCCGGCGCGACCATCCCGGCGCGGCCGCCGCCCTCAATCGTCATGTTGCAGATCGTCATGCGGCCTTCCATCGACATCGCCTCGACCGGACCGCCCGCGTACTCGATCACGTAGCCCTGCCCGCCGGCGGTGCCCATCTGTCCGATGGTGCCGAGGATCAGGTCCTTGGGCGTGACGCCGTAGCCGAGCTCGCCGTCGTAGCGCACCAGCATCGACCTGGGCTTCGACTGGCGCAGGGTCTGGGTGGCGAGCACGTGCTCCACCTCGCTCGTGCCAATGCCGAACGCGAGCGCCCCGAACGCGCCGTGGGTGGCGGTGTGAGAGTCGCCGCACACGATGGTCATGCCGGGCTGGGTGACGCCCAGCTCAGGTCCGATCACGTGCACGATCCCCTGCCGCGACGAGCCGATCGAGTAGACCGGGATGCCGAACTCCTCGCAGTTGCGCTCGAGCGTCTCCACCTGCACGCGGCTCAGGTGATCGGCGATCTGGGCCGCCACGGTGGAGCCGTCGGTGGGCACGTTGTGATCCGCTGTGGCGAGGGTGCGGTCCGGGCGGCGGACCTTGCGGCCGGCCATGCGGAGGCCGTCGAAGGCCTGGGGCGAGGTGACCTCGTGCACGAGGTGCAGGTCTATGTACAGCAGACCTGGCGCCACCTCGTGGGCCTCCCAGATCTTGTCGAACAGCGTCTTTGGCATCGGTTCAGCTTCTCCTGAGTCCGGCGGATACAACGGCGTAGAAGCGGGCGTCTGTGTCGCCCGGGTTCTCGAAGTGGTGTGGCAGGTCGGCGTCGAAGGTCACGCAGTCGCCCTCCGCGAGGTCGTACGGCGCGCCGTCGCAGACCAGGCGCAGCTTGCCCTCGGTGACGACGGCGGTCTCGCGGCTGCCGGCCTCGTGGATTGGCGGGTCGCCCCTCTGGCCCGTGGCGCCGCCCGGAGCGAGGAAGTGCTCGGACAGCTCGAGCCGCTGGCCCGGCAGCGCGGGCGTGAGCACCTCGAAGCGGTGCCCGTAAGCGGCCACGCCGCCATCGCGGCGCTCGTGCATGCGGACGACGTTCACCCCATCCCCCTCGTCGAGCCGCAGCAGCTGGGAGAGCGTGAGCTCGAGCCCGGCGGCGATGCGCTCGGCCACGGCGATCGTGGGGCTCGTCTCCCCGCGCTCGACCTGCGAGAGCATCTGGGCGGACACGCCACTGCGCTCCGCGAGGTCGCGCAGCGACAGGTTCAAGCCTTCCCGCAGGAGCTTGATGCGGCGCCCGAGCGAGGGTGCGTGTGAGTTGCTAACAGCCATCGTCGTAAGTTATCACAGACATCTGTCCGTGATAATCGGCGGAGAGTCCCAACTTCTTGAGAGCTATCCCAGGTAGGTGTGCCAGGGGAACAGCTAGTTGGGATCGTGGTCAGGCCTGGGCCGGTTCGCCCTCTGCCTCCGCACCGGCGCCCTCCTCAGCGAAGCGGGCCCGCAGCACCTTCTTGTCGAACTTGCCCACTGAGGTCTTCGGCACCTCGTCGATGAACTCCACGCGGTCCGGCACCCACCACTTCGCCACGCGTGGCTGGAGATGCTCGCGAATCCCCTCGGCGTCGAGGTCGCAGCCCTCCTTCTTCACCACGCAGGCGCACGGGCGCTCGCTCCACTTGTCGTCCGGCACCGCGATCACCGCGGCCTCGAGCACGTCCGGGTGGGCCATGATCTCGTTCTCGAGCTCCACGGACGAGATCCATTCGCCGCCCGACTTCACGAGGTCCTTCGTCCGGTCCACGAGCTTGATGTAGGAGCCGTGCACGAGCTCGGCAACGTCGCCGGTGCGCAGCCAGCCGTCATCTGTGAACTTCTCGGCCGAGGTGTCGTCGTTGTAGTACGCGCGCGCCACCCACGGGCCGCGCACCTGGAGCTCCCCGCCTGCCTCCTCGTCGATGCGGTAGTCCACGAGCGGGAGCGTTCGTCCCTGCACCGCGCGGACCTTGTACTGCTCGTCCTCGGACAGCTCCTCCTCCCCCGGCACGCGGGAGGTCGAGGCGAGCGGGCTCGTCTCCGTCATGCCCCAGCCCTGGAGCACCGGCACGCTGAACTGCTCATCGTAGGCGCGGATCAGCGACTCCGGCACCGCCGAGCCGCCGCACATGATCTCGCGCACGCTCGAGAGGTCGGGCTTGTTCTCGAGCTGGAGCAGGCCCTGCCAGATCGTCGGCACGCCGGCGGCCATCGACACCTTTTCCTTCGCGATCAGGTCGGCGATGTCCTGCGGCATCATCCGCGGGCCCGGGAACACGAGCGCGGCGCCGGACATGCTCGCCGTGTACGGAATGCCCCACGCGTTCGCGTGGAACATCGGCACCACCGGCATCACGCGATCGTGCTGGCGGATGCCCATGGCGTCAGCGTGGCCTGCGCCGAGCGAGTGCAGCACCGTCGAGCGGTGCGAGTACACCACGCCCTTCGGGCGGCCCGTGGTGCCGCTCGTGTAACACATCGCCGCGGCGTCGTTCTCGTCGAGGTCCGGGAACGCGAAGGTGGGATCGCCGTCGGCGATCAACTGCTCGTAGTCGAGGGCCCCCTCGCGCTCACCCGGCCCGTCAGGCATCAGCACCTCGTGCTCGACGTCCTCGA
It contains:
- the leuC gene encoding 3-isopropylmalate dehydratase large subunit; its protein translation is MPKTLFDKIWEAHEVAPGLLYIDLHLVHEVTSPQAFDGLRMAGRKVRRPDRTLATADHNVPTDGSTVAAQIADHLSRVQVETLERNCEEFGIPVYSIGSSRQGIVHVIGPELGVTQPGMTIVCGDSHTATHGAFGALAFGIGTSEVEHVLATQTLRQSKPRSMLVRYDGELGYGVTPKDLILGTIGQMGTAGGQGYVIEYAGGPVEAMSMEGRMTICNMTIEGGGRAGMVAPDDTTFEWVIGREAAPASVPEYWRELHTDHGAEFDKVVEVDASALAPQVTWGTTPGMVVSVTGEVPSPQTETDERALKYMELEPGTGIEEIRLDRVFIGSCTNSRIGDLRAAAAVVKGRRVHPEVNAMVVPGSQQVKAQAEAEGLHEVFREAGFDWRSAGCSMCLGMNPDILQPGERCASTSNRNFEGRQGRGGRTHLVSPEMAAAAAIEGHFVDIRNWDREEVAA
- a CDS encoding NAD-dependent epimerase/dehydratase family protein; the protein is MKVLVTGATGKVGHAVARALLERGDEVRALVRSHAAAIPAGAVPVRGDVRDSESLVEAVRGCELVFNAMGLPEQWLPDEHTFHEVNAVGSENVARAARGAGVRRLVHTSTIDVFHAERGARFDEAEVASYPKGTAYERSKQEAERLVLDAVGGMDVVMVNPAGVYGPGPSGSASLEEDFFRPLVRGRLPAVPPGGMGVCFTDGVAAGHLLAAERGRPGERYILCDRHVTMRELADTVVRLAGRGRVPFSIPPGAARVMAMAGELLSRAIRRPPLLPTGQLHFMLWDAAPDSSKAQDELGWEPTALDDGVRRTLHSMGLI
- a CDS encoding XRE family transcriptional regulator — encoded protein: MAVSNSHAPSLGRRIKLLREGLNLSLRDLAERSGVSAQMLSQVERGETSPTIAVAERIAAGLELTLSQLLRLDEGDGVNVVRMHERRDGGVAAYGHRFEVLTPALPGQRLELSEHFLAPGGATGQRGDPPIHEAGSRETAVVTEGKLRLVCDGAPYDLAEGDCVTFDADLPHHFENPGDTDARFYAVVSAGLRRS
- the argH gene encoding argininosuccinate lyase; amino-acid sequence: MSRFSEPQDALFRALNTSIGFDYRLAPFDIEQSLAHARMLARQEIISREDLAELERGLGEVRQEIEHNRFQVHPEDEDIHMAIERRVTEIVGPVGGKLHTARSRNDQVATDVAMFVRAHADRDRRALLDLLDVIVDLAERHLDWPLPGYTHLQRAQPVYLSHHLLAWFWKLQRDARRFGFVVHMTAELPLGAGALAGVNFQTDRRFVAGELGFPAVAQNSLDAVSNRDFVLDYLAAAAVCSTHLSQLGAEIVLWSSAEFGFCEVSDSFASGSSIMPQKKNPDAAELLRAKAPRVAAHLSGLHGVLHGLPLTYNKDLQEDKERLFDAVDTLEITIAAAAGMLGGISFNRERMASAAADEFPAATDIADLLVKRGMPFRQAHGVVAGLVRTAVESDRTLSELSEDEVREHAPELVPGYHELLAEGAWLESKVSEGGTALPRVREQLERAREVLREDAQA
- a CDS encoding methyltransferase domain-containing protein, which produces MSRRTRDWDAATYDRVSTPQVRWAREVLDRLPLKGDETVLDAGCGSGRVTQMLEERLPDGKVIAVDASPSMVEKAREALRPNAEVFVSDLVDLDLHEAADAVFSNAVFHWIPDHKTLFARLFEALKPGGRLVVQCGGAGNIERFHDIVKRVAGEPPFAEHIGGWAGPWNYAGPAETGARLAAAGFTDAQCWLQEWPVEPDEPEEFIRTVCLGHHLERLPEELRPLYVERVWERVPKPLTLDYVRLNIDARRPE
- the leuD gene encoding 3-isopropylmalate dehydratase small subunit, which produces MEPIKQVSGKVSVLHRADVDTDQIIPKQFLKRVERTGFGEFLFYDWRNEPGWDLPANPILAAGANFGCGSSREHAPWALEDYGFKAIIAPSFADIFYNNCTKIGLLPVVLPEEDVRAVMEAGEATVDLERQVVVVDGREVEFHIDEDARYRLLNGLDEIGITLQTGDAIDDYERSCERQGPVTTAL
- the leuB gene encoding 3-isopropylmalate dehydrogenase, which encodes MSARIVTLPGDGIGPEIMAAAQELLAKVGDFELDERLVGGASIDAHGTALTDEVLDACKSADAVLLAAVGGPKWDSTDPAKPRPEQGLLGLRKGLGLFANLRPVRPSPALLDASPLRRDRIEGTDLLVVRELTGGIYFGDKGRENGSAFDTCVYSVEEIERIAEVAFKFARRKVTSVDKANILETSRLWREVVSGMAQNHDVAFEHLLVDNAAMQLVSRPTDFDVILTENMFGDILSDEAAMLTGSIGMLPSASVGSDGPGLFEPVHGSAPDIAGTGKANPLAMFGSVAMMLRYGLGRETEAAGIESAIDTALEAGLRTPDLGGNATTEDATKAVLANL
- a CDS encoding DegT/DnrJ/EryC1/StrS family aminotransferase, giving the protein MIPLSKPVIGEREEELVLETLRSGRLSLGPMLTRFEAMFAERVGAPYASAVSSGTAGLHLALRAAGVEEGDEVITTPFSFVASANSILYERARPVFVDIDEHTLNLDPQAAAAAVTDRTAGIMPVHIFGYPADLPAFERIAAEHDLFIVEDACEALGAVHADGTLVGARGNLAVFAFYPNKQMTTGEGGVVICPTAEAKERIDSERNQGRAPDMSWLDHDRLGFNYRLSDVACALGIGQLERLDELLAGRERVARLYGEALSGIDEIELPYPDTGGHRRSWFVYVIKLPPEVDRDGAIEALRSLGIDSKPYLPAIHLMSFYRERFGHREGEFPVCEDVARRSLALPFFPQITEGEIARVAEAVREVLLGARLSSRAR
- the cimA gene encoding citramalate synthase; this encodes MSEPVLLYDTTLRDGMQGEGMSLSVEEKVRVAHALDTLGVQLIEAGFPSSNPKEEALFAQLAGERFEHAEIAAFGMTRRRGGRAEEDEALRLLADSFAPVCTLVGKTWALHLEKVTKVDAGENLAMIEESIAFLRSQGKRVIYDAEHFFDGYRQDPEYALRCLHAAVSGGAENVTLCDTNGSSLPGQIAEATEHVVAALGAGGVSVGIHTHDDAGCGVANSIVAVERGARLVQGTMNGYGERCGNANLVSILPALQLKLGYDCVSEEQLARLTEMSHLVDEICNVSPNPNQPYVGKNAFAHKGGMHVAGIVRDARTFEHMDPAQVGNDRELLISELSGKGTVQARAEQRGVQLDEAAAARVVERVKQLEHRGFQFEAADGSFDLLIKKETGDYEPLFRLESWRAIVEKREDGRVMTEATIKIWVEGERYIRTAEGNGPVNALDRALRSAIGETYPHLRDIELVNFKVRILDETKGTGAITRVLLDASDGTDTWGSIGVSENIIEASWEALVDSLEAGMLPARAEHSRRPATAAGS
- a CDS encoding branched-chain amino acid transaminase, encoding MNTADLIWMNGEFVSWEDAKVHVLTHSLHYGTGVFEGIRAYETEHGTAIFRHNDHLDRLRRSAAMYYMDLPYQLDKLREATHELIVRNGFRSCYIRPLVFRGHGPMGLYPLDNPVEVVIAVWEWGAYLGEEGKREGITAKVSSWERISPRSLYPHAKATGQYLNSVLAKIEAQKAGYQEAILLDHLGHVCEGSGENIFMVRDGVIYTPPQTASILDGINRKSVIQIATDLGYKLVERDIARGELVNADEVFLTGTAAELTPVRAIDDITLGPPGPITREIQGIFDDALTGRAPQYAEWLDLVQVPSKA